The following coding sequences are from one Lycium ferocissimum isolate CSIRO_LF1 chromosome 3, AGI_CSIRO_Lferr_CH_V1, whole genome shotgun sequence window:
- the LOC132050977 gene encoding uncharacterized protein LOC132050977 codes for MREQESRILHMEVESPSPESRYNVADCKYAKRHKRKRKICMLVLCTYMVLTITYTILNFTVFRPKRPTITLVSTTLQDLAVSVDAARLKVFLNITIAGSLSIKNSNRVSFEYEDINPYIEYGGERVGDVHVPAGKVGSRTTSTLNFTMVFLADGLSLSPNLYSDVVEKGMMKFIVYVKLKGKVKLNVLFKVKVKVSSKCDLTLDIRTASVAEQSCHSKTKL; via the exons ATGAGAGAGCAGGAGAGCAGAATTTTACATATGGAAGTGGAATCACCAAGTCCAGAGAGCAGATATAATGTTGCAGATTGTAAGTATGCAAAAAGGCacaagagaaaaaggaaaatatgcaTGCTGGTTCTATGCACCTATATGGTTCTCACTATAACATATACTATCTTGAATTTCACGGTTTTTAGGCCCAAGCGCCCGACCATCACCCTCGTTTCCACCACTCTCCAGGACCTGGCTGTGTCTGTTGACGCGGCCAGGCTCAAGGTTTTCCTCAACATCACTATAGCTGGAAGCCTCTCCATTAAGAATTCCAACAG GGTCAGTTTCGAATACGAAGACATCAACCCTTATATTGAGTACGGGGGCGAACGAGTGGGAGACGTACACGTCCCAGCTGGGAAAGTTGGCTCACGAACCACATCAACTTTGAACTTTACAATGGTATTTTTGGCAGACGGGTTGTCATTGAGTCCCAATTTGTATTCGGACGTAGTCGAAAAGGGGATGATGAAGTTCATTGTTTACGTGAAACTGAAGGGCAAAGTAAAACTAAATGTGTTGTTCAAAGTCAAGGTGAAAGTTTCCTCCAAATGTGATCTGACCTTGGATATCCGCACGGCATCTGTCGCCGAGCAATCTTGTCATTCTAAGACTAAGTTATAG
- the LOC132049837 gene encoding cell division control protein 2 homolog C, whose protein sequence is MEKYEKLEKVGEGTYGKVYKAKDKSTGQLVALKKTRLEMDEEGVPPTALREISLLQMLSHSLYIVRLLCVEHIDKNGKPILYLVFEYLDTDLKKFIDSHRKGPNPRPLPPSLIQSFLYQLCKGVAHCHSHGVLHRDLKPQNLLVDKEKGILKIADLGLGRAFTVPMKSYTHEIVTLWYRAPEVLLGSTHYSTAVDMWSVGCIFAEMARRQALFPGDSEFQQLLHIFRLLGTPTDKQWPGVSSLRDWHVYPQWEPQNLASHVPSLGPDGVDLLTQMLKFDPADRISAKAALDHPYFDSLDRSQF, encoded by the exons ATGGAGAAATATGAGAAATTAGAGAAAGTAGGTGAAGGAACATATGGCAAAGTATACAAAGCCAAAGACAAATCAACAGGACAACTTGTTGCACTGAAAAAAACACGACTTGAAATGGATGAAGAAGGTGTACCACCAACAGCATTAAGAGAGATCTCTTTACTTCAAATGCTTTCACATTCTCTTTACATTGTTCGTTTGTTATGTGTTGAGCATATTGATAAAAATGGGAAGCCTATACTTTATCTTGTTTTTGAGTATTTGGATACTGATCttaagaagtttattgattcgCATCGTAAAGGACCTAACCCTAGGCCTCTTCCTCCTTCTCTTATTCAG AGTTTCTTATATCAATTGTGCAAAGGGGTAGCTCACTGCCATAGCCATGGAGTTCTCCACAG AGATTTGAAGCCACAGAACCTACTAGTGGACAAAGAGAAGGGCATACTTAAGATAGCTGATCTAGGTCTTGGAAGGGCTTTTACAGTTCCCATGAAGAGCTACACTCACgag ATTGTTACTTTGTGGTACAGAGCTCCTGAAGTTTTGTTGGGATCTACTCATTACTCAACTGCTGTTGATATGTGGTCTGTGGGGTGTATTTTTG CCGAGATGGCTCGAAGGCAAGCCTTATTTCCTGGCGACTCTGAGTTTCAGCAATTGCTTCACATATTCAG GTTGTTAGGAACTCCAACTGATAAGCAGTGGCCTGGAGTCAGTTCACTCCGCGACTGGCATGTTTATCCACAATGGGAACCTCAGAACCTGGCCTCTCATGTTCCATCATTGGGACCTGATGGTGTGGACCTCCTAACG CAAATGCTCAAATTTGATCCGGCAGACAGGATTTCAGCGAAAGCTGCTCTTGATCATCCATACTTTGACAGCTTGGACAGGTCTCAATTCTGA